The genomic interval GCCTGACCATCCTGGGCGGCAAGCAGTTTTTCATCACCGGCTGCACCGAACCCTCGGGCCCGGGAGACAGCGACGGGCCGAAAGGCCCCGGCCGTGACGCATGAACGCCCGCACCCCCACTCCCTTCTCCTCGCCCGCCCCCGATTCGCCGATGCCGCGCTCCGTATGCAAGGCCGAGGCGCTATGGCGCGTCCTGCCCGATCTCGCGACCTTCGTGGCGCTCGTCGCGATCGTGACGCACGGCCTTTTGGAGGGCGCGCGAAACCTCGGCTACCACTGGCAATGGTACGCGGTGCCGCGCTTCATCCTGGAGACGGGCGAGGCCGGTCTCACGGCCGGACCGTTGCTTTCCGGTCTCGCCCTGACGCTTTGGATCGCCGCCCTGGCCCTGCCGTTGAGCTTCGTGATCGGCCTTTCGGCCTGCCTGCTCTCGCTTTCGAATTCCTTCACCGGCCGTCTGGTGGCGCGCTGCTATCTGGAGACCGTGCGTAACACTCCGCTCCTGATCCAGATATTCGTCGTCTATTTCGTCTTCGCGCCGCTTTTGGACATGGACCGGTTCTGGGCGGGCGTGATCGCCCTGGCCCTGTTCGAGGGGGCCTACGCCTCGGAGATCATGCGCGCGGGCATCGTCTCGCTGCCGCGCGGCCAATGGGAGGCCGCCTACAGCCTGGGACTCTCCACCCGCCAGGCCTACGCCAGGGTCATCCTGCCCCAGGCGCTTCGCCGTGCGCTGCCGCCGCTGACCGGCCAGACCGTGGCCCTGGTCAAGGATTCGGCGCTCTTGTCCATCATCTCGATCTTCGAGTTGACGTTTCAGGCGCAAAAAATCGTCTCCGACACATTCATGACCTTCGAAATATGGTTCACGGCGGCCGCGCTCTATCTGATCGTGACCTGCACCCTCTCGGCGCTCTCGCGGGCCCTGGAGAGGCGCGTGCGCGTGGAGGCTTGAGCATGGCGTTTCTGGTCGAACGAACCGAACCCGCCCGGCCCCCGGCCAAGCCGCTTGGCCCGGTCGTCGTCTCCGTGCGGGGCGTGCGCAAGTCTTTCGAGCGTGGGCAGTGCGCCTTGTGCGGGGTGGACCTCGACGTGCGTCAGGGCGAGGTGGTGGTGGTTATCGGCCCTTCGGGCTCGGGCAAGTCCACGCTCTTGCGCATGATAAACGGCCTGGAGAGCCCTGACGCGGGCCGGGTCGTCGTGGATGGGATCGATGTCGAGGCATCGCGCGCGAACCGCGATCTGGTGCGAAGGCGGGTGGGCATGGTCTTTCAGCATTTCAACCTCTTTCCGCACCTGAGCGTGCTTGAGAACGTGAACCTCGCGCAGCGGCTGGCCCAGGGCAAGAGCCGGGCCGAGGCCACGGCTGCTAGTCGCGAATTGCTCGACCGCGTGGGACTCTTGGACAAGGCGGACAGTTATCCCTCGGCGCTCTCCGGTGGGCAGCAACAGCGCACGGCCATCGCTCGGGCCCTGGCGCTTCGGCCCAGGATCATGCTCTTCGACGAGGCCACGAGCGCCCTCGATCCGGAAGTCATCGGCGAGGTTCTGGAGGTCATGCGCGGCTTGGCCGCAGAGGGCATGACCATGATCGTCGTGACCCACGAGATGGGCTTCGCCCGCGAGGCCGGGGACCGCATCGTGTTCATGGACCAGGGCGCGGTAGTGGAGGAGGGTATGGCGGCCGAATTCTTCCTCGCCCCGCGCGAGGAGCGCACCAGACGCTTCCTGAGCCAGATCCTCTAGGCAAATCGTCCGGACGCGCGACGCATACGCCGTGCGTCCCGGAATCAGACGTACGACAAGGAGAACGACATGAGACGCACGACTATCATCATCGCCTGCCTGCTGGCCATTCTCGCGGCGCTGCCCGCCATGGCCGACGTGCGGCGCGACCTGACCGAGGCCGGGACCATGGAGCAGGTCTTTCGGCGCGGCGTGTTGCGCGTGGGCATGGACATCTTCGAGCCCTGGGCCATGAAAGACAAGAACGGCGAGTTCATCGGCTTCGAGATCGACGTGGCCCGGCGGCTGGCCGGGGATCTCGGGGTCAGGCTCGAACTCGTGCCCACCAAGTGGGACGGCATCATCCCGGCGCTTTTGACCGGCAAGTTCGACGTCATCATCGGCGGCATGAGCATCCGGGCCGATCGCGCCAAGAAGGTCAATTTCACCATCCCATACGACGTCTCGGGCATGTCTATCGTGGCCAACACGCAGCGCCTGCCCGGCAAGACGCGTATCGAGGATTTCGACGACCCCTCCGTGACCGTGGCGGCCCGCGCGGGCACCACGGCGGCCAAGGCGGCCGAGAAATTCCTGCCCAAGGCCAAGCTGCTGCTCTTCAACGACGAGCCGCAGGCCGTACAGGAAGTGCTCTCCGGCCGCGCCCAGGCTTTCGTCTCCATGGCGCCCAAACCCGCCTTCGAGGCCATCGCCAATCCCGGCAAGCTCTATCTGCCCTTTTCCGGCACTTTCACCAGCGAGCCCAACGCCATGGCCCTGCGCAAGGGCGATCCCGACTCCCTGAATCTGCTGGACTCCTGGATCAGGGCTGTGGAGGCCGAGGGCTGGTTCAAGGAGCGTCGCCGGTATTGGTTCGAAACCCGCGACTGGGCGGATCAGTTGCCTTAGTGAAGGAACGGGCAGACCGTTAGCGGTCTGTGGAATGAGCCGACAGATATGCAGCCACTGACCAAAGTCCGTTCCACCAAGCTCGATGCCGTACTCCTGCCGCTATTGGCCGCAGTAGCGGGCTATGTGGTTTGGCTCTTCGCCGTGGACCTGGACTACCAGTGGCGCTGGTCCTCGGTGCTGACCATGTTCGCGCGGCGCGATCCCGAGACCGGGGCGCTCGTGGCCAATATCCTGACTCAGGGGCTTTTGACCACGCTCAAGCTCTCGGTCTGGTCCATGGGGTTGGCCCTGATCGTCGGCACGCTCATGGGCGTGGCCGGATCGGCCGTAGCCGGTCCGGGCCGCCGCCGGGGGCGGCTCTTTTGGCGGCTCGTCGCGGGCAGCTACGTGACCTTCGTGCGCAACACGCCGCCGCTCGTGCTCATCTTCCTCTTCTACTTCTTCATCGGCGACCAGATCATGGCCTGGCTCGGCGTGGAGGATATGGCGCGCGGGCTCTCCGCCCCCTGGCAGGAGACGCTGGCCTTTTGGGCCGCGCCGCCCGCGCGCTTCACGGCCTTCTGCTCGGCCGTACTCACCCTGGCGCTCTACGAGGGCGCCTACATTGCCGAGATCGTGCGCGCAGGCATTCTCTCCGTGGAACGCGGCCAGTGGGAAGCGGCCTACGCGCTCGGCCTCTCGCCGCGCCAGAGGTTGGTGCGCGTGGTGCTGCCGCAAGCATTTCGGCGCTCCGTGCCCTCCCTGGCCGGGCAGTTCATCGCCACCATCAAGGCCTCGTCCATCGTCTCGGTCATCTCCATCCCGGAGCTGACCTTCCAGGCCATGGCGGTCATGGCTTCGACCTCGCGCGTCTACGAGGTCTGGCTGACCGTTTTCGCCTGCTACCTGGCCCTTTGCCTCTCGCTCTCCCTTGCCTCGCGGCGGCTCGAAGCGTGGTTCGCGCGGCGGGGATGACCCGCCCCGGCGCGCAGAAGCGTGTTGACATGGCGCGGCAAGCCGATACGATGCCCCATTCTTCCATACATTGACAGATCACAAACGAGGAACAGCGAATGCCTACGGATTCCATAAAGTTCTGGGGACTTACCACCTGTATCCACTGCAAGAAGGCCAAGCAGTTCCTCGACGACTGCGGGGTGGCTTACGAACTGACATACGTGGACAAGCTCGAAGGCGACGAGCGCAAGCAGACCATCGAGGAAGTGAAAAAGCACAACTCCGCCCTGTCCTTTCCCACCATACTGGTGGGCGACACGGTGGTCGTGGGCTTCAATGAGGCCGATCTGAAGGCCGCACTGAAGCTATAGTCGAGAGAAGAAAGGAAAGGGAGCGGCTGACCGCGCCCGAATACGCCCAGGTACGCAAACGTACGCGCTGATCAGCCGATCCGGATGCGCCCGCTCGCAAGAGACGCACGGGTGCTGCCGGGGCAGGGGGGTATCTTCATGGACGCCAAGGAACTCTACGCCAGGCTCAAGCCCTTGCAGGAAAAGCAGGGTTTCCTCTTTAATCCTGACGAGTCCTACACCATGCCACTGCTGGAAGGGCTTTTGGTGAACAAGGAGCGCTACGGCTACATGGCCTGCCCCTGCCGCTTGGCCACTGGGCAGTACGACAAGGACCGCGATATCATCTGTCCCTGCGCCTACCGGGCCGACGACGTGGCCGAGTACGGGGCCTGCTACTGCGCGCTCTACGTCTCCGAAGCCTACCGCGACGGCAGGATCGAGAGGCGCACCGTGCCCGAGCGACGTCCGGCGGACAAGGTCCAGGAAGCTTTCGAAGCCGCGCTCGGTTGTTGACCGGGCCGCATCCATCCCGCAGGAGGCCGTCCGTGTCCAGGCTCGTTTCCTTCCTTGCGCGTCCGTTTTCGGGCCGCTCGGCCATCGTCCTGTTCAATCTGGCGATCATGGCCATCGCCTTCGACATCCTGTGGGACATGGTGCCCCTGGTCCTAAGCGCCGCCGACGACATCGACGAACTCGAACGAGTTTCCGACGGCCTGGGCACGATCCTCATCGCCTACGGCGTGCTGGCGGAGGAGCGCGAATCGCTGATGAAGTTCGCACGGCTCTATCCGGCCATGCTTTCGCCCGTGCAGGAGCGGCTGGACCATCTGAGCCACGGCTACGGCATGTGCTTTCTGGTCATCGGCCTGTTCATGGAGATGGGCGTGCAACTGGTCAAGATCCCGGACGCCATCCTCGACACGCAGGGGCTCGAAGCCCTGATCTTCGGCGTGAACGCCTTTTTCATCGCCCTGACCCTGGCGCTCATGACGCGTTTCACCTGGCGCGTGCTACGCGCGAAGGCCCAGGCGCCGGCCGTCGCCCCGGCCGAGGCCTGATGCCGGAAGTACTCGCGTGTTCAAGCTCCGTTTTCGCCGTCCGGGCTTGCAGCCTGGGCGCGGCATGGCTATGACGACGAAATCATGAGCGAATACGACGTCACTTCCCTTGTCGGCGGTTCCGTGGGGCGCGTGGAGAAGCGCTTCGCCACCCTGGCCGAACCGCCGCACACCCTGCGCCTGGAATGCGGCCGCGAGATCGGCCCCGTGACCCTTGCCTACGAGACCTGGGGCGAGCTTTCGCCCGAGGGCGACAATTGCGTGCTCGTTTGCCACGCCCTGACCGGCGATTCGCACGCCGCAGGCTACTACACTAGCGAGGACCAAAAGCCCGGCTGGTGGGATATCATGATCGGGCCGGGCAAGCCCATAGACACCGACAGATATTTCGTGGTCTGCTCCAACGTGCTGGGAAGCTGCATGGGCTCCACCGGCCCGGCCTCCATCAAGCCCGGCACGGACGAATTCTGGGGCATGGATTTCCCCATCGTGACCATCGGCGACATGGTCGAGGCGCAGCGGCTGCTTCTCGATAACCTGGGCGTGAAGCGCCTGCTCTCGGTCGTGGGCGGCTCCGTGGGCGGCATGCAGGTGCTCGAATGGTCGGTGCGTTATCCCGAGCGCGTGGCCTCGGCCATCCCCTTGGCCACCACCTGCGAGCACTCGGCCCTTGCCATCGCCTTCAACGAGGTCGCGCGCCAGGCCATCATGGCCGATCCCGCCTGGAACGAAGGGGCCTATCACGGCGGGCCCTTCCCGGATTACGGCCTGGCCGTGGCGCGCATGGTCGGCCACGTGACCTATCTTTCCGACGAGGCCATGCGCCGCAAGTTCGGCCGCAACCTTCAGGATCGCTGCAGCCTGACCTACCGCTTCGAGCCCGAATTCCAGGTGGAGAGCTACCTGCGCCACCAGGGCCGCAAGTTCACCGAGCGCTTCGACGCCAACACCTTCCTCTACCTGACCAAGGCGGCCGACTACTTCAGCCTGGCCCAGGCCTGGGGCGGCGGCTCGCTGACCCGCGCCTTCTCGCGTGCCGCCTGCCGCTATCTGGTGGCCTCGTTCACCTCGGACTGGCTTTATCCGACCTACCAGTCGCGGGCCATGGTCCAGGCCATGAAGAAGAACGGCCTGCAGGTCAGCTTCTGCGAGATCACGGCCGACCTTGGGCACGACGCCTTCCTGCTGCCCAGCGCCCGGCTCAACTCCCTGATCACGGGCTTTTTGACGGACACTCTGGCCAGGGTGCGGGAGGGCGGCGATGCGCTTTGATCTTTCGGTCATCGCCCAGTGGGTGGAGCCCGGCGCGCGGGTTTTGGACCTTGGCTGCGGCGCGGGCGTGCTGCTCGATCATCTGACGCGCGAGAAGGGCGTGCGCGGCACGGGCGTCGAGATCGACGAGGAGAAGGCCTCGGCCGCCATCGCCAAGGGTCTCACCGTGCTGCACGGCGACATCTTCGCCGAGATCGCGGACTACCCGGACCAGTCCTTCGACTACGTGATCCTCTCCCAGACCCTGCAGCAGGTCTACGAGCCAGCCCGGCTCATCGGCGAGATGCTGCGCGTGGGGCGGCGGGGCATCGTCAGCTTCCCCAACTTCGCGGTCTGGTACAACCGCCTGATGTTCCTGCTTCTGGGCCGCGCGCCCGTCTCGCGCGAACTGCCCTACGAGTGGTACGACACGCCCAACATCCGGGTCATCCCGATCAAGGATTTCCGCCGTTTCTGTCGCAAGAAGGGCTTTGCCGTGCGCCGCGAGGTGACCATCACCACGCACCACCACGAAGAAGAAGGGCGAGTGGTGACTTTCCTGCCCAATCTTCGCGCATCCTACGGCATTTACATGCTCGAACGCTTTGCAGAGCGCTGAAAAGGCGCCGTCTGCGGCGTTGCTGCGAAAGCGCCGATCCCTCGTGTATATCTTTATACACGTCGGGCCCGGCGCTTTCTTGCGCCTTGCATCCGACGCCTTTTGAGCGCTCTGGCCGATGCTGAAAAAGCGTCGTCTGCGGCGTTGCTTCGAACCGGTCAAACCCTCGCGTATTGGCAATACGCGTCGGCTTCGGCGCTTTCGGAGCGCTCTGAGGAGTGGCGTTGCAAAAATATCGAGCCCGGCGGGAGGATGGTTCTCCCGCCGGGCTCGTTTTTGATGTGTGGTCGAAAAGGCGTGCGGCTACAGCGCCTCGCGCAGGCACGCGCCCAGGCGCTTGATGCCCTCGTTGATGCGCTCGGGCGTGGAGTTGGAGAAGTTCAGCCTGAAGGCGTTGTCCGTGCCGTCCACGTAGAAGGGCCTGCCCGGCACGAAGGCCACGTTGCAGGCGATGGTCTTCTCGAAGAGCGCCGACGCGGAGACGCCCTCGGGCAGTTCGCACCACAGGAACATGCCGCCCTCGGGCCGCGAGGCCGTGACCTCCACGGGAAAGTGCTTCTCGATGGCCTCGACCATGCAGTCGCGGCGCTCGCCGTATTCCTTGCGGATCAGCGCGATGTGCTCGTCGAGGTCGGTGTCCGCCAGGAAGCGCGCCAGCACGCGCTGCGTGAAGGTGGAGGTGTGCAGATCCGAGGCCTGCTTGGCCGTGACCAAATGATGCATGAGCGCGGGCTTGGCAGCGATCCAGCCCAGCCGCAGCCCCGGAGCCACGATCTTGGAGAACGAGCCCATGAGCACGGCCCGCTCGTCGTCGAAAAAGGCCCGCACGGGCGGCATGTCGTGGCCCAGGAAGCGCAGTTCGCCGTAGGGGTTGTCCTCCAGCAGCACCGCGTTCGAGGCGGCCAGCAGGCGGGCGGCCTCCTGGCGCGTGGTTAGATCCCAGGCCGTGGAGGAGGGGTTCTGGAAGGTCGGCACGACGTAGAAGAGACGCGCGCCTTCCTCCAGGCGCAGGGCGAGTTGTTCGAGGTCCGGCCCCGAGGGGGTCAGGTCCACGGTCGAGAATTCCACGCCGAACATGGAGAAGCACTGGATGGCTCCCAGATAGCCCGGCCGCTCGATGAGCACGGTGTCGCCCTCGTCGAGCAGGGTCTTGGCGATCAGGTCCAATCCCTGCTGCGATCCCGAGGTGATGAGGATTTCCTCGGGCGGGATGTCCAGGCCCCATTTTTCGCGATAGCGGCGCGAGATGAACTCGCGAAGCGGAGGAAAGCCCTCGGTGGTGGAGTATTGCAGCGCCTGCGGCCCGGCCTCGTCGAGCACGGCCTGGGTCGCTTCGGCGAAGCCGCGCACCGGGAAGTGGTCGGGGCTTGGCAGGCCGCCCGCGAAGGAGATGACCTCGGGCCGTTGCGTGACCTTGAGGATTTCGCGGATGTAGGACCGTCGGACATTGGCCATGCGCCGGGAAAATTGCATAGGGCGTCTCCGGATGAAGGCGAATGACGCGGAATCTGCACCGGCCCCGCGCGAAAGGCAAGCGGGATGTTTGCCCCGGCCGGGCCTGAAGTCCTCAGGCGTCGGGATTTTTGCCGCGCGCGGCGGCCTTGAGGGCGCTGTCCACGATGAAGGCGGAGCGGGTCATGCCGCGTGACTTGGCCGCCCGGTCGATGATGTTGCGCACGTAGACCGGCATGGTGACGTTCACGGGGCGGGCCTTTTTTTCCAGGAAGGAGAGGTCGATCTCCACCATGACCACGGCCCCGTCCCTGGCCTCCTCGCTGGCGAGGACGACGTCAAGGGGAGAGGGCGGGGGGGGCGCGTTCTCGGTGTCCTCGAAGAAGAGCTCGACCGCTTCCTGCGCGCCGGTCTCAAGTTCTTCCATGGTGTCGCCAGCAGTGAAGGATCCGGGAAAATCGGGGATGGTCGCGCTGAATCCGGGCGTGTCCGGGTCGGTATGCACGATGATGGGATACTTCATGGCTTTTCCTCGCTGCCGTTGGCCGGTCATTGCTGGAGTGTGACGCCCGACTGGCGTTCGATGTTGCGCAAGGTCCCCTTCTTGATGTCCTTTCGGGGATCGGGAACGATGGTTGTTCGTCCGTCGGGATGGCGCATCTTGAGGTGGCTGCCTTTCTTGGCGACTTGCTGAAACCCGGCCTGCTCCAGCTTCCTGATCACCTCGCGGCTCGTCATGCGGGAAAGATACGCATTATGCGCATTGCGGTCAAGGACGCGCATGCCTATGCATTGTGACACAGGGCGGCGGCCTGAAGGCCTATCTTCGCAGCAAACCGTACTTCTTGAGCTTGTATTGCAGCGTGCGGCGGCTGATGCCCAGAGCCTCGGCGGTCTTTTCGCGGTGGCCGCCGTGGACCGCCAGCGCGCGCTCGATGGCCTCGCGCTCCACGTCGTCCAGCGAGCCCGAGCCCCGCGCTCCCAGTTCGCGCAGCGAAGCGAGACCCCCCCCGGACGGACGATCCGCACCCACGTCTTTTCGCGTGCGGCCCTGATCCGGCGCAGCCTCGCCCAGCCCACCCCAGGCGCGCACGATCTGCGGCGGCAAAAGGTCCGGGGTCAGGGTGTCGGCCCGGGCCAGGATCAATGCGCGTTCGAGCACGTTCTCCAATTCGCGCACGTTGCCCGGCCAGTTCCAGGAGAGCAGTGCATCCAGGAACGCGGGCGAGGGCTCGCGCACCTGCTTGCGGTTCTTTTCGCCCAGCTTGCGTAGAAGATGTGCGGCCAGAAGCGGAATGTCGTCGGGCCGCTCGCGCAGCGGCGGGATGGTCAGTTCCAGCACGGCCAGCCGGTAGTAAAGATCCTCGCGGAAGCGTCCGGCCTGGGCCTCGGCCTTGAGGTCTCGGTTGGTGGCGGCCAGAATGCGAACGTCCACGGGCACGGGCTTGACCCCGCCCAAGGGCTCGATCACGCGCTCCTGCAAGGCGCGCAGGAGCTTGGCCTGCAAGGCCTGCGGCAACTCGCCCACCTCGTCCAGAAAGATCGTGCCGCCGTCGGCAAGCTGGAAGCGGCCGGGTTTGTTGCTCACCGCGCCGGTGAAGGCCCCCTTGACGTAGCCGAAGAGTTCGGATTCCAGGAGGTCGCCGGGCAGGGCCGCGCAGTTCACGCGCACGAGCGGCCCGCGCGAGCGGTGGCTGGCCTGGTGCAGCATCTCGGCCACGAGCTCCTTGCCCGTGCCGGACTCGCCCTGGATCAGCACCGTGGCCTCGGCCGGGCCCACCTGGGCGATGACCTCGCGCAGGCGGTCCATGGACGGGCTTTGCCCCACCAGCACCGGGCCTTCGCTTCGGCCCTCGCGCAACAGGGCGTTCTCGCGCACCAGCCGGGCGAAATCGTAGGCCCGCTCCAGCACGGCAGCCAACTCGTCGTTGTCCACGGGTTTGGTCAGGTAGTCGTGCGCGCCGTGCTTCATGGCCTCCACTGCCGCGCCCACCGAGCCGAAGGCCGTGAGCATGATCACCGGCAGCCCCGGCCGCTGGGCCATGATCTCGGCCAGCACGGCCGAGCCGTCCATGTCCGGCATGCGCATGTCCAAAAGCACCACGTCCGGGTTGACGCTCAAAAGTCGGGCCAGCCCCTCGCGGCCGCCGCCAGCTTCTTCCACGCGCCAGCCCTTGTCCGTGAGCACCGCGCCGAGCATCAGGCGATGTCCCGGCTCGTCATCGATGACCAGCACCGTGCGTTCAGCCATGGTTCTCGCTCCCCTCGGCCGCTGCGTTCAAGATGATGTGCGCGCGCGTGCCTTCGTCCGGCGCGCTTTCGATCTCCAGCCGCCCGCCCCAGGATTCCACGATTCCCTGGACGATGGACAGCCCAAGGCCCGTGCCGCCCTGCCGGGTGGTGAAGAACGGTTCCAGCGCCCGTTCACGCTCGGTCTCGTCCATGCCCCGGCCGTTGTCGGCCACGGTCAGGCGCGTAAGCGGGCCTTCCCGCGTGGCCAGGATGCGCACCGTGCCGCCGTGTTCGGGCAGCGCGGCCAGGGCGTTCAGCACCAGATTCAGGAGCACCTGGGAAAGGCCGTCGGCATCGGCCAGCACGGCCGCGTCCTCGACTTCGACGTTGATTTCCGCCCCGTGCTCCTCGGCGTCCAGTGCCAGGAGCCTGGCCACGTTCTCGGCAGCCGCGCGCACCGGCACGGCCGAAAGGCTCTTCGCCCTGGGCCGGGCCAAAAAGAGCAGGTCGGTGATGACCTTGTTCAGGCGGTCGGCCTCGCGCACCATGGTCGCGGCGTAGTCCTCGTCGGGCTTTTGTCCGGAGAGTTTTTTGGCGAAGAACTGGGCGAAGCCGCGCAGCGAGGAGAGCGGATTTCTGACCTCGTGCGCCACGGCCGCCGCCATGCGGCCCACGGCGGCCAGCTTCTCGGCGGACTTCAGCCGCTCCTCCAGGGCCGATTCGGCGGTGCGGTCGCGCAAGAGCATGATGCGCCCCCGGCCCTCACCCGGTTCGCCCAAGGCGCGTGCGATGATCTCCAGACGGTGGCCGCCTGCCATGGCCGTGCGCGCCGCCTCGTCGGACGCGGCCGCCTCGGGCAGGACGTCGCGCACGTCGCGGCCGATGAGTTCCTCGGCCGGACGGCCCAAAAGGGCGAGCGCGCTTTGGTTGGCGGCGTCCACGCGGCCCTCGCCGTCCAGGGTCAGGAGGCCGTCGGGCATGGTGTCCAAGAGGCGGGAGTTGAAGCGTTCCAGCCGCGCCAGGCGTTGGCCCGTCTCGCGCCGCCGCGCGTAGGCGCTGGCCAGGAATAGGAACAGGCTCGACGCCAGAAGGATGAAGCCGGTCTGGTACATGGCCGCGCGCGTCTCCTCGGCGGAGATGCGCAGGTATTCCTCGGCCCCAAGGCCGAGGGCGAAATGGACGGTTTCCGCTTCGGCGGGTGTGCAGCCCAGCGCCGGATCGATGGAGCACAGTTGCGAAAGCGGTCGCGCGGCGCGTTCGAGCGAAAGAAAGACGCGACGCTCGCCCATGGGGACGAAACCGTGCCAGGGCTGGCCAGCGGCCATGGCCGCAAGGGCTTCGCGGGGGATTTTGGGCGGTCCGCCCATGTCCTGCTCGCCGAAGGCGACGAGCGGCCGACCGTCCGCCGTGACCAGGCCAAGCCAGCGCACGTCGCTGCCTTGCACGGTCTCGCGGAAGAATTCGTCGGCCAGGGGGCCAAGTCCCAAAAAGCTTTTGTCGGGCGGGGGTTCGCGCTGGCCGAGCCTTGGGCCGCGCTCGTCATGGCGTTCCGGGCCGGGGTGCGGCATGGCCGGGCGCAGGCGTCGCATCAGGTGCACCTGCACCCCGCGCGAGACGACCCCGGCGGTCAGGGTCAGGTGGCGGTCGAGAAGCTCCTGCTGGCGGCGGACGCCGTCCCAGGCCATGAAGATGAGACTGGCCGCAACGACGAGCATGGCCGCGACGGCCATGACGCCCGCGGCTCCGCTTCCTTTATTTTCGGCCTGGATATCCATGGGGGCAAGTTTGTAGCCCGCTTCGGGGGCTTTTGGCTAGAGCGCTTGCGCCCCCCGAGGGGGCCGGGTCCGGCGGAGGCGTCGCCGGACCCGGCAGGGGCGTGTGTGTGAGGCATCAGGGGATCAGGAAGGCAAGGTGAGATTTGGTTGGTTAGCCGCGTCCGCCAGGGCCGCCGGGGCCGCCGCGCTTGCCGAAGGTCGGGCCGTCGCAGTCGCATCCGCCGCCGCGTCCGCCGCGCTTGCCGCCGCGTCCGCCGAAGGCCGGGGCGTCGATGCCGGCGTCTTCGAGCTTCTTGGTCAGAACTTCACGTTCGGCAAAAGCCTTGGCGCGCAGGTCCTTCATTTCGGCGACCAGGGTCTGGATGCGCTTGGGGTCGTTGCCCTGCAGGGCGTCGAGTTCGGTCTGCCTGGCCCACATTTCCTGGCGCAGTTCGAACATCTTCTTCTGATGCTCGTCCATGATGGTTTCGAAGGCCTGCTGCTGCTCGGGCGTCATGACTACCGGACCGCCGCCGAAGCCGGGGCATCCGCCGTAGCCGGGGCCGCGCGCGAAGGCGTTGGTGGCCAGAAGGCCCGCCAGCATGGCGGTTACGGCCAGGATGGTAAGAGTGCGTTTCATGTCGATCCTCCTCATGACGCTGGTGGTGATGTGTGTGGCGTCGTTCATGCCTGCCCTTTAGCGAGACCCGTGCCAAACGTGAAAAAGTATTTAAATCAAAGTGTTGAGTGGAGATGGCGGTACGACGTCCGGGCGTAGTTGTGCAACATGTTGCACTAGGTATGTGTATGTATTTGCACAAGGTGCATGCACAGCCCCGTCGCGTTGACAACGCCCGGTCGAGGGGCTACCCACTGCCGACCGGAACGGAGGTGCGCCATGCGCGAGAAGGTTGAAGCCGCCCTGGAGAAGATCAGGCCGCATCTGCGGCGCGACGGCGGCGACGTGGAGCTTGTCGAGATCACGGCCGAGGGAGTGGTGCGCGTGCGCCTGACCGGCGCGTGCAAGGGTTGCCCCATGTCGCGGCTCACGCTTCGCAACGGCGTCGAGAAGGTCGTGCTCAAGGAAGTACCCGAAGTCGTGGCCGTTGAAGCCGTGCAAGACGACGCGCCGACCGCGTCTACGAGTTGCTGCCCGTCCGCGTAGCGGTCGAGCGGACGCCCGCGCCGAACCGTCACCCATCATCATCGAATTTTTGAGGATACCCATGAGCGAGATCGTCACCCGTTTCGCCCCGAGCCCCACGGGCTACCTGCACGTAGGCGGCGCGCGCACGGCCATTTTCTCCTGGCTTCTGGCCCGCAGCCAGGGCGGCAAATTTCTTCTGCGCATCGAGGACACCGACCGCGAGCGCTCCACGCCCGAGGCCACGCGGGCCATTCTGGACGGCATGGCCTGGCTTGGCCTTGAGCACGACGGCGAGCTCGTCTACCAGTCCGAGCGCGGCCACATCCACAACGCGGCCGTGGATGCCATGCTCGAAGCGGGCACGGCCTACTGGTGCGAGTGTACGCCCGAAGAGGTCGAGGCCATGCGCGAGAAGGCCCGCGCCGAGGGCAGGAAGCCCAAGTACGACGGCCGCTGCCGCGAGCGCGGGCTCGGCCCCGGACCGGGCCGCGTGG from Alkalidesulfovibrio alkalitolerans DSM 16529 carries:
- the metW gene encoding methionine biosynthesis protein MetW, whose amino-acid sequence is MRFDLSVIAQWVEPGARVLDLGCGAGVLLDHLTREKGVRGTGVEIDEEKASAAIAKGLTVLHGDIFAEIADYPDQSFDYVILSQTLQQVYEPARLIGEMLRVGRRGIVSFPNFAVWYNRLMFLLLGRAPVSRELPYEWYDTPNIRVIPIKDFRRFCRKKGFAVRREVTITTHHHEEEGRVVTFLPNLRASYGIYMLERFAER
- a CDS encoding aminotransferase-like domain-containing protein — encoded protein: MQFSRRMANVRRSYIREILKVTQRPEVISFAGGLPSPDHFPVRGFAEATQAVLDEAGPQALQYSTTEGFPPLREFISRRYREKWGLDIPPEEILITSGSQQGLDLIAKTLLDEGDTVLIERPGYLGAIQCFSMFGVEFSTVDLTPSGPDLEQLALRLEEGARLFYVVPTFQNPSSTAWDLTTRQEAARLLAASNAVLLEDNPYGELRFLGHDMPPVRAFFDDERAVLMGSFSKIVAPGLRLGWIAAKPALMHHLVTAKQASDLHTSTFTQRVLARFLADTDLDEHIALIRKEYGERRDCMVEAIEKHFPVEVTASRPEGGMFLWCELPEGVSASALFEKTIACNVAFVPGRPFYVDGTDNAFRLNFSNSTPERINEGIKRLGACLREAL
- a CDS encoding type II toxin-antitoxin system HicB family antitoxin; protein product: MKYPIIVHTDPDTPGFSATIPDFPGSFTAGDTMEELETGAQEAVELFFEDTENAPPPPSPLDVVLASEEARDGAVVMVEIDLSFLEKKARPVNVTMPVYVRNIIDRAAKSRGMTRSAFIVDSALKAAARGKNPDA
- a CDS encoding type II toxin-antitoxin system HicA family toxin, translating into MRVLDRNAHNAYLSRMTSREVIRKLEQAGFQQVAKKGSHLKMRHPDGRTTIVPDPRKDIKKGTLRNIERQSGVTLQQ
- a CDS encoding sigma-54-dependent transcriptional regulator; the encoded protein is MAERTVLVIDDEPGHRLMLGAVLTDKGWRVEEAGGGREGLARLLSVNPDVVLLDMRMPDMDGSAVLAEIMAQRPGLPVIMLTAFGSVGAAVEAMKHGAHDYLTKPVDNDELAAVLERAYDFARLVRENALLREGRSEGPVLVGQSPSMDRLREVIAQVGPAEATVLIQGESGTGKELVAEMLHQASHRSRGPLVRVNCAALPGDLLESELFGYVKGAFTGAVSNKPGRFQLADGGTIFLDEVGELPQALQAKLLRALQERVIEPLGGVKPVPVDVRILAATNRDLKAEAQAGRFREDLYYRLAVLELTIPPLRERPDDIPLLAAHLLRKLGEKNRKQVREPSPAFLDALLSWNWPGNVRELENVLERALILARADTLTPDLLPPQIVRAWGGLGEAAPDQGRTRKDVGADRPSGGGLASLRELGARGSGSLDDVEREAIERALAVHGGHREKTAEALGISRRTLQYKLKKYGLLRR